The following is a genomic window from Episyrphus balteatus chromosome 1, idEpiBalt1.1, whole genome shotgun sequence.
ATGCaccatttaagaaaaaacagcAGCACTGGCGAATATGCTAGTCCTcaacatatttatttaacaataGAGCCCAAACACTGAATTTCCATTGAATACCTCCTCACATTGTATACAATATCACAGAAAAATCCCATCCAGATCTATTTAAAGGAATGAAacgtttttaaaatgttaacaacTATTAACTGAAGAATCatagcattgaaaaaaaaaaaaaaccttttccaAAATTGCAACAATTTTTGCTATGAATCATTTCCAAAATCACTTTCGGTCTTAACTTAGAAATTCGttatttagagttttttttatctaagaAAAATGCAAAGCTTTAACCACTTCTGCTCATGAAGGCCGAGTCTAtcagaaataattgatttttttactcatataaaatatgtttagatcgaaaaatttcacaatttgaaatcaaaccaaagtggaatttttttattaatttattttatttttgctttttaaaaatgcaagAAAGCAAGTGGTTTACTATAGCAAAGTTTAAAATTCGGGTGGCATAAAAAAACGCAGAAAGTATAAACTTCAGTTGTGTTCTACAAATCGtcggcggaaagcaaaattgttctaaatccacttttttactaaaaatgagataatgatatgttttactaatttgggggtactctttccgaatttgaaaatcgtttttatctaaaacaaattttcagcagataatataattaaaagggacatagaacaattaaAACAGGTAAGTTACCTTCTGAAAATGagacccgagtattcttgattgttctaagtctcatcatattttgttctaagtccacttattatttaaagaaagtgcgtacttgtataggaattgttctatgtccaattttgggtttttagtttttaaaactataaaaaaatagtttgtatttattaatgaaGAAAACTTGTATTAATGGTTTCTTCAAAAggaaagaacaaactttataaaaaacataaattgaattagcgacgagcaaaaaaataccgctttcaattaatttgaatcttaaaaattgtcccctgtaaaatttgctcaTTGATTCATTCAATTagctttttctgttttttttttgtgttcaatcTACTTTTGAGTGTAAAATATTagcaatttttagttttaaaatctgTCTGCTTTCAACCTGATTCTGAACCAAATTTAAACTCACTGACACTCAAATTACTCCCTCCGGAGCGACGATATAAATAACATTAACATACTTTTTATATTCGAATGTACTCAAATTCATACATCTTCCGGCTAACTTATAATCATaatcactttttttctttaactccagaaaattaaataaaaaatttgtatgaaaagcaTATCAATTGCTTAAAATTAATCCAGAGTATTTGCTTTTAAAGCATTAGTTACGACATTGTGTTTGTTGTGCTTTATTGCATATTTGTATTGAAAtggtaacttaaaaaaaaaaatgaaatgttaattttaataaaatttggaaaatatatTAGCTACAAACATTAAATTGCATATTATgtgcaataataataaaaaacataaagcttaaaagaagaaataaaaacaattaaaattatgtacaataaaaataaaaatcaaaagaaaaaaaattaaaaataaaaaattaaattaaaaaaaaaactaaataaatttacCATAGACCGAAGCTGTCTCAAATTCTTGCAATAATTCCACAGGGAAATCATCAGAGACAGTCAAACTGGGATAATCATGTTGCGAAGAACTATCACGTCCAAACGAAGTTTTAGCAAAATGTCCACTTCCTCCTGATGCATTAACACTTCCAATATTCGCTGTACTCTGCGGACCCAAACTAATGTTTCCGCCACTTGCTATCGAAGCTGATCTTTCTGAACAGGCTACAcgttattatattttgtttttgttttgttttgaaaacacaGAACATACAACATAAGAAAGAAAGGAACaacataaaataatgaaaataataaaatacaactaaaaaataaaaataaaattaaaaaaaaaacacaaaaaggaGACACAcaaaaatgaatcttaaaaaagAGAATAGAATGTGAGCGCACAAAAAGCTGAATCACGAGTGAGAAAGCTGAAGAGAAAAAACAGAGCGAAAAAGACGCAAACGCAAGAAATTCAAAacgaaaaacaatttcaaacctGAACTGAAGATGTTTGTTTCGCCTGGCGGCGGCGAAGATGTGGGCTCAtctcttttcatttcattttcctcaaaattaaCAGAGTCCTGAACGGTTAGTAGAAGTCCACCCAACAGCATGTGGGTATTTTGTGCATCGGTTTCTACTTGTAGGGCATTCATTAGAATATTCACCAGGCGCGGCTTAAGCTGGataaaagtcaaaattctgaaacaaataaaagtcttttatttctttgttggaaatatttaaaaagttactCACTTTTCTGGATGTTCATTATTTAAATCACGAATTTGTAAAGTCTGAAAATGCAATGGCAGCGCTAGCATcgaaagtaaaatattaatcgAAGCTCTTCGTAATTCTATTCTGTTGTAGTTCACTGCCagggattttatttttaaatctttatcaGGCAGCACAACTTCCAAAGCCGATATAAATGCTGGTAATAGAACATGAATTCCATCTAAATCTAAACGGAACAAATCTGAAGAGTTCAACAGAATTGATGCCAAAGTTTCATCACACTCTTTGCTTTCAACTATCTTCATGCACTGCTGTAGAGCCATGTAGAAACGTGCCAAATAAACGGGGAGTATCTCTTCACCAGTTTTCTTCGAACAGAATATCTTACAGAGAGCTCCAATTGCTTCGGCACGTCCTGATTCGAATTTATCTATTGTCAATCCTCGGGGAAGATTTGCAGGATCATTATTAGAATTGGGATGTGACAATGAAATGCTCCCCTTACGATTCTCCATTACCATTGATGATGGTCGTTTGCTGGCCTCAGAAGCTTGACGCTTTGCATTCGCCAACCATGATTCACCACCAATATAAGCAGCTTCAAATAACCATTCACCAAATAGATGAAGTACACTATTGCACAATGGACGAGTTGGTGCCAATGGTGGTCGTGGCTCCGAACCCATGGATGGAAGAGCtttaataggaaaaaaaaatttagtatcaTTTTATAaagattcttttttgtttttacaatttaaaCTACTCGAAGATGGAGGTCCAGATGTTGGTGTGAGTGGCGGTTGAGTGCTTTGTGAACGAGAACTGGTCAACCCAATCAATGCTGCTTTACTTAAACCTTTTGGaagaacaaaattatattactaattttttatcaaaaaagaaaaaaagtaatgataagacaaattcattcaaaaacatCTGTAAAATTAAAAGGGCATTAACGCCCCTCAATCTATATCTACTTTTCCAACtgttatctataaaaaaaaaagtaggaacTGACTTTTCAAATTGATACAAAAacattaagaaaatttaaattaactaggctacagaaaaaattaaaatctacttAATGCTTGTAAAAGAAGTGAAGTAAAAGCataattttttgtaacaaaaacaaataaaattgcattaatATAGTCAAACACTTTAATAGGtaagttatttttaattctttttatttttatttgttttaactgCAATTCAAGTATTTAATAAAGTCATAAgttaaaactaaaacttaaaaccAATTGTAATTAACAAAATAACTGAAGTTTTGAGATGAATGAAACTATAAGCAAATACTAGATTCTATCGCTAATTATCACCATCTTAAAGATTACAAAGgttatataaaatttgataaCTAATCTACTAATTCAATTCTACAAAACAGGTGCTAGGCggttatttaaaagaaatttaacacacaatttttaatgatttttatttttcaaacaaatattttaaatgaatacaAACTTTAAAAGAATTGAAATCAAAGCatagcaaataaataaatagctaAAAGTGGCTTGGCAGTTGTTTAACGCTATCAATAATCAGCATCAGGAACAGGGTAtataagaaaattaatgaaCTATGTAACTTCATTTGTAATAAAGGCTGTCTTTATTTATTCTTTCGGACCCTGACAACCCTAAAATTTTATCTAAGCTAAATTTATAAACACATCTAATGCTTTTTTGTATGGCTCAAAACACTACCTATCACCCAAAGCACCAGTTGTGCACGAAAAGGTATTTTTGATTTGATGACACCAATGCTTGATATCATCGACAATCCAATCCAAAGAAGAAGCTGCTTTGAGTCTTCAACTTCGTAGTACCGTACTTAAAGACTTTTACCCGCActgataataattatttatcatCATGAATAATGCATTAATAATTTCTCCCCAGAAGTGGAAAACCACAAAAATTGTGTCAGTCCCGAAAAAATGCTAATGCGGTTTCCAAATACAAGTTCATATCTTTCATTAATAACATcagaaatattttggaaaaaaaaataattctaaggtTTTAAAATCTTGGCTGTGCATTTTTCCTTTTGAGAACTACACTCGAGACTgcccttttttcaaattttattccgCCATCTCAGAATTTATGTCACATAGATGATTTCTTATTCTTAAACTCCGAATATTTGGAAAGCACgtgcacacgggtgcgaatttgacaggacaaaaatgaaaagtggtcacagaaaagtgtctttataagggtgaaaatacatttttttggaattgtgaatacagtattcgaattcctcggaaaattctacatcaatttcatatatgattttccataaaatagtgggaccgaaaaaagttcaagtgccatgaaaaagtatacaccaaattcacaaaaaagaggtgtgcctataGAGGGTTAAATATGAAAGATTCACGTCTTCCAAAAAATTTGGCTTTGAGAACAATTTATTACAAAGTCGAGTTTGCATgcagaattgttaaaaattgtaCAACGGAGGACTGGCCCATCATGTGTAAGCTCTGTAATCCGGACGAAAGAGAAGATGTGCTTGGGAAAATACCCCATATTTAGCGAAACAAAAAGCATTATCtttggaaataaattgcacgactggggtcgcacgtacttgctcttatgcttaaagtaactataatgttaaagctttttattcaagaaatttaaaattcgatattttgaagaaatttcataagtagtataaaaaaattaaatctgtttttataattaataaaactccgttttaaaatatcttaaaaaaaaaaaacaaatatgccattttatttctcgtataaaaaggtatttttagaaaaaaaattttgaaaattgtaggagccgttttttaaaaaaataattttttatatataaaatttttttaacatttttcaaaaaaaaagttggtatgccattttcaagaaataattaatttacacataaaaacttaatttcaaaatttttcattgatccgttttcaaaaaattgatttttcaaaaaaaaatgttgaaatattttttaaaaaaccaaaaatgcgtttttttttaattttctaaaattttaatattatctttacttacacacttttgtataaaaattttcaattaaatcaggttaattttgtacgagatattcagaaacgaaaaaaaccgttctatgacaggtaccgttaataacggtacaaaaaatattttttttatttaaaaagttggcccttatgtgtagtattacacacaaaaattttaatcaaaatcgttagagccgtttttgaaaaaaattaacttttctatttccgttatatggcaggtaccgttagttttggtcataaaaaaaaaatttcaatttcccctctagggaatcaccaaaaactgctaactaccaagtttgaagaaaatcacttcactcgtttaggctgcagctccagatagagacagacggacagacagacagacagacagacagacagacagacagacagacagacagaattgccggacccacttttttggcattctccatcatcgtaatgtcatgtaaaattgttatctcgagttcgattttttttacgaatcctaaacttgccctatagtacctatatcgcaagtaaaaattgtagatATTAATCGTCCATGGTAGGCAAACTTTCAACGAAGGTAATATAATAAAGAGAATGAGGCACATTTGACTTGGATTTATAAGTCAGAAAATTAAGTTGAAGATCACAAAAAAGACCAATATCTCGGATACTTTTAAGGATGGGTTGATTGTAGAGTAAATATTAAGGAGAGTGAGACAGTTGGTAACGTTAAACCTCCAAGAGTGTAACGAATAACTGCCGTTCAGACTCGGTAGAAAATTTTGGGTTCCCTCTATTCTTCCGACTAATAAACACAGAAATGTTTGAGAGTTGTTAGTCATTAGACCATAGCCTTTCATGGATAAATAGTGCCGCAAGTTTATTTTCGAtatcgattttaaaaaaagatggATTCAAGCCAAGTGAAGAAAATTAAACATCGTCTATTTGTTAATTCAATAGAAATTCAACCATCATTGCAGCTTCCTAATTCATTATTTCTAAAAAGCTGACGAGATGATTACCAGTCGATGTTTGTGTTCGGAAATATTTAACTATAAATTCTTTcctattctttttaatttaatgtttttatttattaaatagaaataaaatgaatGATGTATTTAGGAATTAAtagtcaaaaataatatcttaactAATAAATGGTATGAAATGGTCAATGGACATACACGCAAATGAAAAATTAGTTGAAGAAAACACTCTTTATGATAGAAAAAGCTTAATTTGGAAAATAGGAAAGAATGATTTGGCGATGTCATAAATTCAATCATAAATCCGATATCAGCTTGGAATCCTGAGAAAAAACTATCTCAGAATCCTTTGGTAATGGAAATTTTAATggtgttttcaaataaaatgaattgcttgatattttttttcggtaagGATTCGTAACAAAATGTCGTTTAGGATAGAACAAATGATTGGAGTGaatagaaaaacaacaaaaatgaaacaatgaTCACAGGACAAAACAAGAGTAAAAGAAGAAACTAATCATTAAAAGCATTAAGGACGAGCACAAAAGctgagtttttaaataaaaactacaaACAAATACCACACATTAATGATTTGCTTTCGAAAGAAAAATCAAGTCAAAGATATAAGTTTAAAGACCACACCCTTTTGTTGTGATATAGATGGCGCCACACTAAAAGATTTGGCCAAACGCCTTTGCAATGGTGGCGTTGGTGAATGTGGTAAATGTTCTCCTGTTGCAACACTACTACCTAAACCCGAGGTTGTTGATGTTAATGGAGTTCCATACGACGAACTACTGCTAGCACTAGACGAATGATGGTGATGGCCAATTATAGCGTTAAGAGCATGTGTGGCCGTATTGCCACTTAAGCCACTAAGAAACGAAGAGCCACTACCTTCGGTGGCTCCCGATTTACTACTACTACCACCACCTGCACCAGTACTAAAACCAAACAAATGATGAGTATTATGATTTAAACCAGAACCGCTACCGTGAATGGCATCGCTCAATGATGAACGAATGTCCATTAGATTTGTGATATTTTCATCGTGGCTATGCGATGGCTGATAGATACCTGTAGTAAGCGAAAGTTAAGTTAAGTAATTCATAAAAAAGAGTTAATAAGAATACTGATGAATGTGTTTTGGTAGTGGGTTTAATATTGGTGTGTAACTTACCCAAGAATGCATCGACTTGTGATGAGATTCCTTTTATCGCCTTGAGGAATATTTGAGGAAGGAGCAGTAAACATGGATGTTGATAGGGTTCAGCACCTTTGTCGCGTGTCAGAGCCCATTGCATAAAATGTGAAGACTTGCTTATAACATGCGGATAGCATAGAGCTGTTGGATTTCCAATTGTCCGCAGGAAGCGATACCATGTTTGTGCAATGCAGTCATTTGTTATTCCACTTGGGATTAGTTGTGCATCTTCATCAGCTAAAACAGATATCAGTCTTTTagtcaaaatttaacttctttaaagcttttttctaTATTTACAGATTTTGAGTTCGGGAAATGTAGGTCcatacataaaatttattaatcgtGAGGTTAAAGCTAAATTTACTCGATTCCATTGTTCGATTAAAGCTATTCGATGTCTCCAAAGTAAACAGGATTCTTGAAGCGTCTTCCACAATGATGGCGATGGAAAGCACCGGACACATGCCAAGAGCCAAACTTCAAAGAGTACACTGAGCACACGTTCACAAAGCTGATCACCTACATCATCTTTGACTGTTGGCGGAGCCAAAAGGATTTCATTGATTGCCAGCAGGAACAAAAGTAACGATTCCCATGTGTCACGATTCATTGTTTGTGATATTTGTGCAGTTTGTTGGAGGGTTCGCAGAACTCGATGACAAAGAACTGCTTGTCGATTGATTTTATCAGCACCTATGTATAAGGAATTACATTATTATAAGTTCAAGTTTTCGTAACTAGAGGATTGTTAGGGGATTTAAACACATACCCAGTGGTTGATACAAAAAAGGTAAGACTtgcaaaagattaaaaaaataattagtgtttttagaGAAAGAGTTTATAGAAAATTTAGTTTGTCAAGAAATATCTGTTTGGATGAGGGATGAGGATGCTTAGTTTctcttacagaaaaaaaaaaaaaaaacaacataaacacGTGTCTCACTTAAATTCACTCCAAATCTAGTTGTTTAAAGAAGAAGAACCTTTCTAATGGATCAAATTAACCCGAGTCACacatttgttataaataattCTAGAGAGCTTCTAGATAATTGAAGAGTGATTTTAGGATTTTTGGTTCGATAACGAGCATATTTAAAAAGAGAATGCTGATGAAGATAAAAACTATAGGGAAGATGATATAACCGCCCCCGACTCGTACTCTCCTTTCCTAAAACACacaatcatttattttatgtgaGTGTTTGGTGTGttggtttcattaaaaatgcaCGTCGAAAATTACAATATGGGATTTTTGCTTCTCATTTCAGCTTGtagtgtaaaacaaaaaaacacctgAAAATTCGTTTCTCTAGGTGAAACCTCCTATATGCAATCACTTCTGCTGTGGACTAAACGAATTTATAAGGCCGGATGTTTTTCAGTGTTAAGAAATGTAATAGTACAAGTAAAGGCGGACTTAGATTCCGTTCATAGCAGTTAGGAAAGAGACCAAGTCAGTGACTACACCAACTACGTCAGCGACTCCAAAAATCAATAGGTGTTTGAAAAAGTTTATCAGTTTGAATAAATACTTCATGAAGTCCAATTGGTCGGACGTATTGACAGTTGTGtaagtttaaaaagaaaaataggcTCAAGAGATTACCACTACTATGACCAAAAGTTAATGGtccaaacgaaatatgctgaaagACCATCTTTAGGACTTTtcgaatttggtaacttgttcattctaaatccttacggtttttcattatatgcagttcttgtgaaatttctaaaaacatCTACTTTGAACTAGTATTTTGCTTCCCCTgtccattattgatttttatttttttacaattactaaaatattgatgaatagttataaaaaattaatttatcaacccatttttttttatttcgtataacattttggtataaatttattaacaggttcgaatttaaaaaaaaatcaatttacgaCTTTAATTTTAGAAAAGCATCAGTAATTTCGTTTCCTTATTCGACAAACTCATATTTCGCTTTCTTATAACtttgattttggtttttatgttgcaatgtactttgtttacttttattttgttttggaattagTTTACttcgatataaaatttttcgatttacatttgttttgtttattttgtgtgcATGTTAAGTGTTAAAATTCGTGCAAATTTTAACACCCTTAAGCTATTAACAACCACAAAAGGCTAACGAAACAATTGGTGGCGAATAATTTGCGTTAATTTATTCTAAacattcacataaaaaaaaaaactattacaatCTTAAGATAATAGcccttttaaattttaacgatTTGCGTAGCATTAAagcaaaattcttaaaaaaccaAATCAATCTATAAAACTGAAGACGAAATAAACTGatgtcaaaataaacaaaacgcaAAATGAACTTTTTCGAAATAACTTATTGGACTTGTAATAAATAtgcgaaacaaataaaaaaaaaacaataaaaccataAGGCGAAGTTATAGTTGGACAAACTGATCGAAATACGaagtaaacaaaaaaccaaataaaggattgcgaacaaataaaaaataatggtgTGAAAAACGTAACACCAGaaattgaatttaagaaaaaaacgaaacaatAGACACCCGACTTAATAGGTATAGATCTTATATCGGTGGGAAATGTCTCGGTTATACCTAGATAAGATTGCAAAGAACAAATAACAGTAGCTTTTTAATAGATTTGTTATTAATATGATGCAGAGTGATTAACTGTAATTCCACCAAATTTGTTCCCATTCAACCAATGAGGGACTCTTTTAGAACATCACCCCTATTACCCCCcgatcaattgatagttgataaaaaataaatttggatCTCTTATTATCTAATttgcaaacaatttaaaaacaaagaatGATGCCAACcgttattatttgaaatgtaattgaaaaattccgttaaaaaaatgatcagtatttatcaactatcaattgatagttgataatcGTAATAGGGGTTTATGAGATCATGGCAATCCATATAGGATTGATAAAATTCGTTTTGAAAAAGGTTGCTCATAGAGCCCAATCAACAcaaagaaatttagaaaaactaTTTAGAATATTGTGAATAGCCAATAACCCAAACCCTAACCCTCAAAATAGAAAAGAGTACGAAAGaataaatactttttgtttaaaagtcCTGAAAATGTATTAGTATAGCTGATGCTGAATATCATAGAAATATCTATATGAACTTTTCATAGTACTTACTTTCTCCTTGCCGTGGAACAAAAAGATTATGAAGGTGACTGATGACTTTCCGGCAATACATATTTGGATCATCGCAAATCGGTTTTGGGACACTTATTCTTGGATTTGGATGTAATGCAGTCAACCATTCACAGTACACATTAACGCAATCTTTAATAGTTTCATGTTCTTGTAGTGGCAGTGATAAACCAAAACAAATGACATCCATACACCAAGTCACCTATAAAAAGATAGAAACCCAATAAACATCTTTTAGAGGTTTCAttcaatttcaaatcaaaaccTCTTCATCTTTAACCAAATGACTTGGTTCAGCATTTTGTGTTATACCCAAATTGGATGCCAGCTGCTTAACAACCGAAACAGCGACTTCTTTGCCCGCTGAAGCTGGAAATTTATTTAGCACACTCGAAGATTGTGCTTCGGCACTATTCGATGCAATAGTCGAAGATAGCGAAGCCCACTCCGAATACATAATGAAGAAATGAATTTGgtaatgaaatgaaaataatcatatgcaaatttgtaaaaaaaaaaacaggaaatcaATCTACGTGAGCATTTCCCAACcggagtttttctttttttatactgTTCTTATGGGcacatttttgtgttttcattcaaaatagtTTTGTAGTAAGTTtcttgaatatatttttatatttttcatcagTAAATACTAGGAATAAAggtttaatggttttattaatAAGTTATAGAAACATATATATAGgttttttctaagaaataaacaaaaaattagcttttggaaaaattttgcgtacaaatttttcaacttttttccacAACTGACAGttcgatttcatttttttttttatgtgacatttgtggaaaacttttatttttttgtacaggGATGTTAGGTGTGAATAAGGTAGGGTAAGTTTGCAGAATGTTGGtaattcatataatttacaatttgtttttttgtttattttgacaaGAGTGACGTTTatatgactgttctaacttgttctgacgtttctcacgaaactgtgctttcctgtcctgttctgatctagaaaaatcctcgttGAACATACTTCATAAGTAAAAGTAAAAGATTTAAGTTCTGTTTGATTTGTTTATAGCAGATTTTAATTTTCGAagtttcataatagaaatttataaaagttcGAACTCCTgaataagcctggtacgctgatcgcgctaaattttagctgagataaaattcccatacaagttatcgataacttgtatgggatccattttatctcggctaaaaattttcgataatttgtatggaagctaaaatttagcgcgagcagcgtaccaggctatacCAATTATAAAGGTCTTTTATGGTTGAGATCTTTTATCATTCATATAACAGAAAATTCATAGCAGAATAAAAGATTTTGCGGAATAGGcccaatttaattttatttgaacatgaattttgttttgttctagTGTAAgattgttttgtttaatatttttttttgaaagattttttttgcactgAATCTGGGTTGTATATTGTATTACTTTTGAATAGAATGCCATAGAAACTGCTTCAATATACATACCTATTTTCGTTACcgcttcaattttatttaatcatgaCTATTACCAAAGATGCAGTGATTCACTCGCAGGGATAAactactcgatccgcaaccaaatcaaatttcaatccgtgaactccccgggatgaactgtattatcgatccACAAAAACACACTAAACTGTTTACCGACATAATTATGTGATTGTTGACACTTACAAAGTCAAATGTCATTCTAGCACTTCCTCAACGGTGGGTTATGGTAATACGAAATCTTTCCCGCCgcagtgcatctgcgtcttcggtaatacgcgtccaaaacgcgtttcagacacgtttttGATGCCTTTTGGACGCATTTcaaacgtgtctgaaacgcgtccgaaacgcgtcgaaAACGCATCCGCAACGCGTCCATAactcgtctgaaacgcgtccaaaacacgtcctaaatgcgtctaaaacgcgtccgaaacgcgtaaaaaacgcgtctgaaacgcgtataaaacgcgtccaaaacgcgtctaaagcgcgtccgaaacgcgtccaaaacgcgtccaaaatgcgtccaaaacgcgtccgaaacgcgtctgaaacccgtccaaaacgcgtcctaatcgcgtccaaaacgcgtccaaaatgcgtcttaaacgcgtccgaaacgcgtctgaaacgcttctaaaacgcgtctgaaacgagTTTGTTGTTGTAACtgtcattattttatttttctcatgtCTTACCTTATTACTACTTTTGgctatttaaaaattctgtggCCACAATAACAATAaccgttaagaaaaaaaaatatttgagtgGTTTTATTATGCTTTCCAtttttaacggccatattattcactctggatttagtttggatttaagttaattttaaatccaatccattaaatctgaatttcataaatccaaggatttaattttttggtcatattattcactcaaaaaaaaattatatgtttattcaataaattttgtataattagcatttatctttatttttccttcacaaaatacgtgaaaaaacatctgaacactgtgaaaattaattttacatctggatttataaagttaaacagacctccagagagcagtttaaatttgtttggatttaacgagattggatttaaaaaattggatttaagattggatttaagtagtgattattatggaattggatttatttttgacatttgacattgtttacatccagat
Proteins encoded in this region:
- the LOC129920419 gene encoding ral GTPase-activating protein subunit beta isoform X12 — encoded protein: MYSEWASLSSTIASNSAEAQSSSVLNKFPASAGKEVAVSVVKQLASNLGITQNAEPSHLVKDEEVTWCMDVICFGLSLPLQEHETIKDCVNVYCEWLTALHPNPRISVPKPICDDPNMYCRKVISHLHNLFVPRQGEILPFLYQPLGADKINRQAVLCHRVLRTLQQTAQISQTMNRDTWESLLLFLLAINEILLAPPTVKDDVGDQLCERVLSVLFEVWLLACVRCFPSPSLWKTLQESCLLWRHRIALIEQWNRVNLALTSRLINFMYGPTFPELKISDEDAQLIPSGITNDCIAQTWYRFLRTIGNPTALCYPHVISKSSHFMQWALTRDKGAEPYQHPCLLLLPQIFLKAIKGISSQVDAFLGLSKAALIGLTSSRSQSTQPPLTPTSGPPSSSSLNSLPSMGSEPRPPLAPTRPLCNSVLHLFGEWLFEAAYIGGESWLANAKRQASEASKRPSSMVMENRKGSISLSHPNSNNDPANLPRGLTIDKFESGRAEAIGALCKIFCSKKTGEEILPVYLARFYMALQQCMKIVESKECDETLASILLNSSDLFRLDLDGIHVLLPAFISALEVVLPDKDLKIKSLAVNYNRIELRRASINILLSMLALPLHFQTLQIRDLNNEHPEKILTFIQLKPRLVNILMNALQVETDAQNTHMLLGGLLLTVQDSVNFEENEMKRDEPTSSPPPGETNIFSSACSERSASIASGGNISLGPQSTANIGSVNASGGSGHFAKTSFGRDSSSQHDYPSLTVSDDFPVELLQEFETASVYDNAHALFVRATYLVCHRLISSWKTDLNVSLAALELLSGLARLEIRDSEQLVAIEEPSQNLTIISTDALECKRAVKWICDYICYQCSRPPPAHSKDLHSTIVAAFQCTSAWLMQHPYLLQDQDCFKTVIEVVELGISGSKSIGKPGEPPKYKDQKELKPVSMRVRDAADILLTIIMEQVGYFPKECGASETISSLLDEVRLVKFCNSVDAKTVTTEQAIQKFKYFVTENNSILALLEEPLGNVEDPQPSLTLLLRSPFGRHVWNLQMRYLPRSKSGKKHTPVNPGRPVPMNDPPKRVEVIQKNYPDGVEKAKPCAADFSIPTLDKVREQYGSDLMNHWDKLIENQAIQEKQCWKAIENSGEVLHRTPECVPPTPVHEYQTARLFLSQFGFISYEPEEKMSEIPGYRQLIALDSDRKNFAQDINFLDRLSTRSHDTVHVFYMKSGQKTAEEIIGNMNAENIKSLSHNFGKMLLTLGWPVDIQDHCGWTGSVSTSWILRNKNEKPREESNDLRFNGKSSVLYWADVSSEIAFVVPTEFNRQKQTTTSTLTTTTDGSCLSHSASDKSVWNEKNVSADAASSKSTVTGAKPRTLSLELDQSKEPIPPTRRKNVTKPLLLPQPPAKILVIWIESYEDHLNFPIDDLLCYTSTGEESQISQTPKASDCHVIFLHALQSGLLRVKLQGPSGRMSFATPLVDGMVLSRRVVGNLVRQTAHNMAKRRRLDHDGFQPPHVRRRLKVQDIIQKYKFNFTQPELIAHLFKKSA